A genome region from Conger conger chromosome 16, fConCon1.1, whole genome shotgun sequence includes the following:
- the gadd45gip1 gene encoding large ribosomal subunit protein mL64, with the protein MAASVLCRRLALSGVLRGVSVTKSLSPGISQCGSLLQTANYNPKPLKLNLNDLYIPDKGSEKTPEWQKTTRYDRKLFGRYGSASGIDTAKLWPRSGELGALIAEEKEWHPSLEEILANVTAKKNEEEKKRLIREKRIATNMANMPKMVAAWRREKSEVKAKKKEEKARRDLLLAEARARYGYALDPRSTKFKEMLSEIEKEDAKKRKVLKRRKKEEQRAAATVTAAPTT; encoded by the exons ATGGCGGCCTCCGTCCTTTGCAGGAGGTTGGCATTGTCTGGGGTTCTCAGAGGGGTTTCTGTCACGAAATCCTTAAGTCCTGGTATATCACAATGTGGCTCCTTATTACAGACTGCAAACTACAACCCAAAGCctctaaaattaaatcttaatGATCTTTACATCCCAGACAAGGGGAGCGAGAAGACTCCAGAATGGCAAAAGACAACTCGATATGACCGCAAGCTGTTCGGACGGTACGGTTCGGCCTCCGGAATTGATACAGCAAAATTATGGCCTAGGTCGGGTGAGTTGGGAGCGTTGATTGCTGAGGAGAAAGAATGGCATCCGTCACTGGAGGAAATATTGGCGAACGTAACCGCAAAGAAAaatgaggaggagaagaaacGTCTGATCAG AGAGAAACGGATTGCCACTAATATGGCAAACATGCCCAAGATGGTGGCGGCTTGGCGGCGGGAAAAAAGCGAAGTGAAAGCgaagaagaaagaagagaaagCCCGACGGGACTTGCTGCTCGCTGAGGCCAGAGCGCGTTACGGCTACGCGTTGGACCCGCGTAGTACCAAATTCAAGGAGATGCTGAGTGAAATCGAAAAGGAGGacgcaaagaaaaggaaagtaCTAAAACGCAGGAAGAAAGAAGAGCAACGGGCTGCGGCAACCGTTACGGCTGCTCCTACAACCTAG
- the pdap1b gene encoding pdgfa associated protein 1b isoform X2, producing MHLGVGKQHETRRKGGHKGRMRTYTSPEEIDAQMKAEKERKKEEEEGAALNDSQVEEKIEEAKSDSEDSDEDSSQKRKGVEGLIDIENPNRVVQKTKKVTELELEGPQPLSRREREEIEKQKAKERYMKMHLAGKTDQAKADLARLAIIKKQREDAARKKEEERKAKEAAAAAAKGLHTLSLK from the exons ATG CATCTCGGAGTAGGAAAGCAGCATGAAACAC GTAGAAAGGGGGGTCACAAGGGACGGATGAGGACATACACAAGCCCGGAAGAGATAGATGCACAAATGAAAGCCGAGAAAGAACGAAAGAAG gaggaagaggaaggggccGCATTGAACGATAGTCAGGTTGAGGAGAAAATTGAGGAGGCCAAATCCGACTCCGAAGACAGCGATGAGGACAGCTCTCAG AAGAGAAAAGGTGTGGAGGGATTGATAGACATTGAGAACCCAAATCGAGTTgtgcagaaaacaaagaaagtgaCGGAATTAGAATTGGAGGGACCCCAACCGCTTTCCAGGAGAGAAAG AGAAGAAATTGAAAAGCAGAAGGCCAAAGAGAGAtacatgaaaatgcatttaGCTGGGAAAACAGATCAGGCCAAAGCAGACCTTGCACGATTAGCAATAATCAAAAAACAGCGGGAGGATGCAGCCCGGaaaaaggaggaagagaggaaag CGAAAGAGgccgcagcagcagcagcaaaagGACTCCACACGCTGTCTCTGAAATGA
- the pdap1b gene encoding pdgfa associated protein 1b isoform X1, which translates to MHLGVGKQHETRRKGGHKGRMRTYTSPEEIDAQMKAEKERKKQEEEEGAALNDSQVEEKIEEAKSDSEDSDEDSSQKRKGVEGLIDIENPNRVVQKTKKVTELELEGPQPLSRREREEIEKQKAKERYMKMHLAGKTDQAKADLARLAIIKKQREDAARKKEEERKAKEAAAAAAKGLHTLSLK; encoded by the exons ATG CATCTCGGAGTAGGAAAGCAGCATGAAACAC GTAGAAAGGGGGGTCACAAGGGACGGATGAGGACATACACAAGCCCGGAAGAGATAGATGCACAAATGAAAGCCGAGAAAGAACGAAAGAAG caggaggaagaggaaggggccGCATTGAACGATAGTCAGGTTGAGGAGAAAATTGAGGAGGCCAAATCCGACTCCGAAGACAGCGATGAGGACAGCTCTCAG AAGAGAAAAGGTGTGGAGGGATTGATAGACATTGAGAACCCAAATCGAGTTgtgcagaaaacaaagaaagtgaCGGAATTAGAATTGGAGGGACCCCAACCGCTTTCCAGGAGAGAAAG AGAAGAAATTGAAAAGCAGAAGGCCAAAGAGAGAtacatgaaaatgcatttaGCTGGGAAAACAGATCAGGCCAAAGCAGACCTTGCACGATTAGCAATAATCAAAAAACAGCGGGAGGATGCAGCCCGGaaaaaggaggaagagaggaaag CGAAAGAGgccgcagcagcagcagcaaaagGACTCCACACGCTGTCTCTGAAATGA
- the pdap1b gene encoding pdgfa associated protein 1b isoform X4, whose product MPKGGRKGGHKGRMRTYTSPEEIDAQMKAEKERKKEEEEGAALNDSQVEEKIEEAKSDSEDSDEDSSQKRKGVEGLIDIENPNRVVQKTKKVTELELEGPQPLSRREREEIEKQKAKERYMKMHLAGKTDQAKADLARLAIIKKQREDAARKKEEERKAKEAAAAAAKGLHTLSLK is encoded by the exons ATGCCTAAGGGAG GTAGAAAGGGGGGTCACAAGGGACGGATGAGGACATACACAAGCCCGGAAGAGATAGATGCACAAATGAAAGCCGAGAAAGAACGAAAGAAG gaggaagaggaaggggccGCATTGAACGATAGTCAGGTTGAGGAGAAAATTGAGGAGGCCAAATCCGACTCCGAAGACAGCGATGAGGACAGCTCTCAG AAGAGAAAAGGTGTGGAGGGATTGATAGACATTGAGAACCCAAATCGAGTTgtgcagaaaacaaagaaagtgaCGGAATTAGAATTGGAGGGACCCCAACCGCTTTCCAGGAGAGAAAG AGAAGAAATTGAAAAGCAGAAGGCCAAAGAGAGAtacatgaaaatgcatttaGCTGGGAAAACAGATCAGGCCAAAGCAGACCTTGCACGATTAGCAATAATCAAAAAACAGCGGGAGGATGCAGCCCGGaaaaaggaggaagagaggaaag CGAAAGAGgccgcagcagcagcagcaaaagGACTCCACACGCTGTCTCTGAAATGA
- the pdap1b gene encoding pdgfa associated protein 1b isoform X3: protein MPKGGRKGGHKGRMRTYTSPEEIDAQMKAEKERKKQEEEEGAALNDSQVEEKIEEAKSDSEDSDEDSSQKRKGVEGLIDIENPNRVVQKTKKVTELELEGPQPLSRREREEIEKQKAKERYMKMHLAGKTDQAKADLARLAIIKKQREDAARKKEEERKAKEAAAAAAKGLHTLSLK from the exons ATGCCTAAGGGAG GTAGAAAGGGGGGTCACAAGGGACGGATGAGGACATACACAAGCCCGGAAGAGATAGATGCACAAATGAAAGCCGAGAAAGAACGAAAGAAG caggaggaagaggaaggggccGCATTGAACGATAGTCAGGTTGAGGAGAAAATTGAGGAGGCCAAATCCGACTCCGAAGACAGCGATGAGGACAGCTCTCAG AAGAGAAAAGGTGTGGAGGGATTGATAGACATTGAGAACCCAAATCGAGTTgtgcagaaaacaaagaaagtgaCGGAATTAGAATTGGAGGGACCCCAACCGCTTTCCAGGAGAGAAAG AGAAGAAATTGAAAAGCAGAAGGCCAAAGAGAGAtacatgaaaatgcatttaGCTGGGAAAACAGATCAGGCCAAAGCAGACCTTGCACGATTAGCAATAATCAAAAAACAGCGGGAGGATGCAGCCCGGaaaaaggaggaagagaggaaag CGAAAGAGgccgcagcagcagcagcaaaagGACTCCACACGCTGTCTCTGAAATGA
- the pdap1b gene encoding pdgfa associated protein 1b isoform X5 has translation MRTYTSPEEIDAQMKAEKERKKQEEEEGAALNDSQVEEKIEEAKSDSEDSDEDSSQKRKGVEGLIDIENPNRVVQKTKKVTELELEGPQPLSRREREEIEKQKAKERYMKMHLAGKTDQAKADLARLAIIKKQREDAARKKEEERKAKEAAAAAAKGLHTLSLK, from the exons ATGAGGACATACACAAGCCCGGAAGAGATAGATGCACAAATGAAAGCCGAGAAAGAACGAAAGAAG caggaggaagaggaaggggccGCATTGAACGATAGTCAGGTTGAGGAGAAAATTGAGGAGGCCAAATCCGACTCCGAAGACAGCGATGAGGACAGCTCTCAG AAGAGAAAAGGTGTGGAGGGATTGATAGACATTGAGAACCCAAATCGAGTTgtgcagaaaacaaagaaagtgaCGGAATTAGAATTGGAGGGACCCCAACCGCTTTCCAGGAGAGAAAG AGAAGAAATTGAAAAGCAGAAGGCCAAAGAGAGAtacatgaaaatgcatttaGCTGGGAAAACAGATCAGGCCAAAGCAGACCTTGCACGATTAGCAATAATCAAAAAACAGCGGGAGGATGCAGCCCGGaaaaaggaggaagagaggaaag CGAAAGAGgccgcagcagcagcagcaaaagGACTCCACACGCTGTCTCTGAAATGA